A region of the Prochlorothrix hollandica PCC 9006 = CALU 1027 genome:
ACTCCGCAAAGGCGAACCCAGGCCGCTTGCCCGTCATGGCAGAGCCAGACTTTTCATAGACTTGGGTTGAGGCAATTTCGCTGACCACCACCGCCAGTTTTTTATCCGCTTGGTGTTCACAGGTCAGTTCCAGAATCTTAGGACTGCCGGTTTCCATAGCCCCTAGCACTTGCCCATACACCGCGTGGGCATCGGACTCTTCCTTGCGCTGCACCGACAGGGGCATGGGGGTGAATTTGAGATTGACTTCAATGATGTACATAAAAGATGGAGTAGGGGATGGGATTGGGATGGGATTGGGATGAGGGACAGCCTAGACTAAACTCGTCCAGACAGAAACGGGAAACGGCCACCCTGGGGCGGTGATTCCTGGGGAATGGCTGGCTGAGGGTCCGGGAGGGACGGGGGACTGGAGGTTGCTAACCTTGAGCAGGGTTCCCCAGGGCTTCCAAGGTTCCACTGTAGCCTGTGGGCGAGGATTCCTTCAACTGTTGCAGGGGCTGCGGCCTACTCCGAAGACTGCTGACTAGACGGGTAATTGGCCTGACCGATTGACCTGACCGATTGACCTGACCGATTGACCTGGCCGATTGACCTGGCCGATTGACCTGACCGATTGACCTGACCGTCTGACGAATCCCAACCCCTGCACCATGAACCCTACTGACCTAGCCTTTACCCCCGCCCTCGACCAAGCTAGCCTCATTCGCCAAAAACAGGTGTCGCCCCTGGAACTGGTGGATCTCTACCTCGATCGCATTGAACGCCTCAATCCCCGCCTGGGCAGCTACTTCACGGTGATGGCGACGGAAGCCCGCGCCGAAGCCCAGGCCAAAACCGAGTCTTTGGCCCACAATCCCGCTGATTTGCCCCCGTTTTTTGGGGTGCCCCTATCCATTAAAGACCTCAACCCGGTGGCGGGGGTGCCCTGTAGCTATGGCATCGCAGCGGCCCGCGATCGCCGTGCAACGGAGGATGATGGCGTTGTGACGCGGCTGCGATCGGCGGGGTTCATTATCCTGGGCAAAACCGCCACCTCCCAACTGGCCTCCCTGCCCTACACCGAACCACCGGGCTTTGCCCCGGCCCGCAATCCCTGGAACCTGGACTATACCCCTGGGGGATCCAGCGGGGGAGCGGCGGCGGCCCTGGCGGCGGGTCTCTGTGCCGTGGCCCAAGGGTCTGATGGGGGGGGATCCCTACGGGGACCGGCCCTGTGCTGTGGGGTGGTGGGGCTGAAACCCAGCCGAGGCCGGGTCAGTTTTGCCCCCGTGGGCGATCGCATGGGGGGCATGGCAGTGAACGGTCCCCTGGGGCGCACGGTGGCAGACACCGCTGCCTTGCTGGATGTGATGGCGGGCTATGTCCAGGGGGATCCCTATTGGTTGCCCGATCCCCAGCCGTCATTTTTGGTCACCAGCCAACGGGCCAGCCGATCGGCCATCACCCCCCTGCGCATTGGTTTCACCACCACCATTCCCCCCTTCGGCTGTGCTGCTGCCCCCTGTAGCCAAGCCGTCGAGACCACCGCCCAGCGTCTGGCGGCTCTGGGTCACCATCTGGAACCCATGACCTTGCCCGATCTCACTCCCTTGATCGATCCCTTTACGGTGCTGTGGCAATGTGTCATCGCCGAAGCCCAGGTGCCTTGGGTGGTGTTGGAGCGGTTCAACCGCTGGCTGGCATGGCGGGCGGCCTGGATCAATAGCGGGGCTTATCAGCGGGCACTGACCCAGGTGCAACGCTTGGGGCGAACGATCGTGACAGCGACCGCCGCTTTTGATGCGGTGTTGTTGCCGGTGTATTTGCACCAACCCATCCGGGTGGGCCAGTGGCAGGGGCGATCGTCGGCCCAAACCCTCCAGGACGTGATCCGCTGGATTGCCCCCTGTCCCCCTTTCAATGCCAGCGGTCAACCGGCTTTGGCGTTGCCCACGGGGGAGTTAGACAGTCATGGATTGCCGTTGGGGGTGCAGTTGGTGGGGCGATCGGGGGATGAAGCCACCCTCTTAACCCTGGCGGCCCAGTTGGAAGCGGCCCATCCCTGGGCCTTGCGATCGCCCCTTGATGGCATCACCCCTTTTTGAAACCACCATCTCTACAGGGCACCTCGATCGAGATCCTTACAACTGATTTAGGATTGCTGTAATGTTGGCACTAAGTAGGCAGGGGAAAATAAACAGGGTTGAAAACGGCTGTAACCCTCACTCTTGGCAAGCGCTATCCAGAGGGGTAACTATTTGTTAAGATTTTGTCACGCCTGATGCACCCCTGGAATCCTATGCTTCGACTTGAACAAATCAGTAAAATTTATCCCACAGGGGAAGTTCTCCGCAATGTGAGTTGGGAAGTGAAACCAGGGGACTGCCTGGGGCTAGTGGGGTCTAACGGGGCAGGCAAGTCTACCCAACTGCGCATCATCATGGGGGAAGTGGAACCCACCGGCGGGGAAATTATTCGCCCCAGCAATTTCCACATCGCCTATTTAACCCAAGAATTTGAAGTGGATCCCCAGCGCACGGTGCGGGATGAGTTTTGGCAGGTGTTTGGGGAAGCAACAGCGGTTCACAACGACTATCAACGGGTACAGGTGGCCCTGGAAACTGCCGCACCGGCGGAGCTGGACTCCCTGATCCATGATCTGGATCGGTTGCAACGGCGCTTTGAAGCCTTGGATGGCTATGGGCTGGATGCCAGAATCGAGAAAATTCTGCCGGAAATGGGCTTTGAGACCGGCGATGGCGATCGCTACGTCAGTGAGTTCAGCGGTGGCTGGCAAATGCGCATGAGTTTAGGCAAAATTCTGTTGCAACAGCCCGACTTATTGCTACTGGATGAACCGACCAACCATTTGGATCTCGAAAGCATTGAGTGGCTGGAGCAATACCTCAAAAAACTGAATACGGCGAAGGTGATTGTCTCCCACGATCGCACCTTCCTCGATCGCCTGTGTACCCAAATCATTGAAACAGAGCGGGGTGTATCCACCACCTACTTGGGCAATTACAGCGTGTATGTGCAGCAGAAGGCTGAACAGCGGGAAGCTCTCCTGGCGGCCTATGGCAACCAACAAAAGGAAATTGAGCGGCAACAGGCGTTTGTCGATCGCTTCCGGGCCAGTGCCACCCGCAGCACCCAAGCCAAGAGCCGGGAAAAACAACTGGACAAAATTGAACGTATTGAAGTGCCCCTGGAGAGTGGCTCTGGTCCAGCCTTCCATTTTCCCGATGCGCCCCGCAGTGGCCGCGACGTGGTGAAGGTGGAAAATCTAACCCATGCCTACGGTGACAATATTTTGTTATTGGAGTCCAATTTGTTGGTGGAGCGGGGCGATCGGGTGGCCCTCCTGGGGGCCAATGGCTCCGGGAAGTCCACCCTATTGCGGTTGATGATGGGCCTAGAGCAGCCCGTAGAAGGTAGCGTGACCCTGGGGGAACACCAGGTTATAGCCAGCTATTTTGAACAAAACCAGGCCGAAGCCCTCGACCTCGACAAAACGGTGATGGCCACTCTCCACGACGAAGCTCCCCAAATGACCAACACGGAAGTGCGCAGCTTACTGGGCCGCTTTGGGTTTAGTGGCGATACGGTGTTTAAAGCTGTGGGTTATCTCAGTGGGGGGGAGAAGGCCCGCGTGGCTCTGGCTAAGATGCTGCTGCGTCCCGCCAACTTATTGCTGTTGGATGAGCCGACCAATCATCTGGATATTCCCGCCAAGGAAATGCTGGAACAAGCCCTGAAAGCCTATGATGGCACCGTGGTGATTGTTTCCCACGATCGCTACTTTATGGGGCAGGTGGCCAACAAGATTGTGGAACTAATTGACGGGGAGCTACGGGTTTACCTGGGGAACTATGAGTATTACCTGGAGAAGGTGCAAGAAGAGAAAGATAAAAAGAGATTGACTGCCCTAGAAGCTGAAAAGGCCGCGAAAGCAGCAGCTAAGCGGGAAAAACAAAAAGAAAAACTAACTGGCCGTAAACAGAAACGGAAAGCTCAGGGACTTACCGCTTAAAGTGGGACAAGATTAACGGGACAGTGGGGCGCGGAGCACCCCACTGTCCCGGCTTAAGTGGATACCCAGATCAGGCAGCGTCTTAAGGGTTCTCAGGGATTATTGGGCAACAACAATCTTCAGGCAAGAAACCGTAGTTAAGCAACTCAAAACCAGGGCTTAGCCTTGGGGATCACGGTTAGCCCTATTCTAGGGTTGTAGCGGCGGAAACTATCTGGTCTCAAGGGAGACGGAGGACGCGCTCTAGCAATTGGGGAAGAGTGATTTAAATCCCGGATCTTAAATTAATAAGACAACCTGACAGTTGATCCCAAATCCCTGACGACCAAAGGTTTTAATGACCTGAGGGCTGGGATCACTATGGAGGGCGATCGCCGCCAAACAACCCTGAATTTGCTCCATTTCCCCATGGCAACCATGTTTTGAGAATTTTCAAAACTTACCCCCAAGCCTCAAAAGATCCTGCCCTAAGACCTTGGCTTAGCTGGGGTTGAACCTCCTCTAAAGGGGTTAAGGTTTCGTCAAGATATGATCATTGTTGGGGATCTTTCTTCCTCTTTTCTTAAAATTACCACCCCCCAAAAGATACCCAGATTTAGGGGAGGAGGTGGTATTATTGCTCCAGAAACTGCATCAGAAATTACAAAACGCAGCCCTGTCCCCAAGCTCCAAGATCCCCAGAAGGGTGGCTGTGTGTCTTGATCTCTGGGGTGTTGCAGGGTTTTACCTGTGGCATCGATCGAGGCAACCCTAATCTAAACTGCTTCTATAAAACAGGCGTAGACATATGGCCAAAGCCACTATTAATCCCGTTGTGCTCGTTATTTTGGATGGTTGGGGTTACCGGGAATCCACAGAAGCCAATGCCGTGGCAACTGCACAGACCCCCGTTATGGATAGCCTTTGGGCTGCCTATCCCCACACCTTAATCCACACATCCGGGAAGGCAGTGGGCCTGCCCCAGGGACAGATGGGTAACTCGGAAGTGGGTCACCTCAACCTGGGGGCAGGACGGGTTGTCCCCCAGGAATTGGTGCGCATCTCCGATGCTGTGGAAGATGGTTCCTTGCTGCACAATGAAGCCTTGGTGCAAACCTGCCAGACTGTGCGGGAACGCCACAGCAAGCTCCACTTGATGGGTCTTTGTTCTGATGGGGGAGTCCACTCCCACCTGAGCCATTTGTTGGGCCTGTTGGATTTAGCCAAGGCGCAATCGGTGCCAGAGGTGTGCATCCATGTCATCACGGATGGTCGAGACACCAATCCCCAGGATGCTATCCGCTCCATTGAAACCATTGAACATTACATCGATCAGGTGGGGATCGGACGCATTAGCACCATTAGCGGTCGCTACTACAGCATGGATCGGGATCACCGTTGGGATCGGGTAGAAAAAGCCTATCGGGTGATGATGGAGGAGGGCGAAGGCTGTGGTAAAACCCCGCTGGAGGTGATTCAGACCTCCTATGCAGCGGGGATCACCGATGAATTCATTGAACCGGTACGCTTGGCCCCTGGTGCCGTTGGCCCTGAAGACGGCTTGATTTTCTTTAACTTCCGCCCCGATCGCGCCCGTCAGCTTACCTATGCCTTTGTTGATCCTAACTTTAAGGGTTTTGAGTGTGTTCCCTTGGAGTCCCTCAGCTTTACCACCTTTACCCAATATGATGGTTCCCTGGCGGTGAAGGTGGCGTTTCCGCCCCAAAACTTGACCAATATTCTGGGGGAAGTCATTGCCCACCATGGTCTCAAACAGTTCCGCACCGCTGAAACCGAGAAATATCCCCATGTCACCTATTTTTTTAATGGGGGCATTGAGGAGCCGTTACCGGGGGAAGATCGGGAACTGATTGCCAGCCCCATGGTGGCCACCTATGACAAAGCTCCTGCCATGTCAGCGGAACAGGTGACCAATACGGCAGTGACTGCTTTGCATAAAGGGGACTATTCCCTGATGGTGATGAATTATGCCAACCCGGACATGGTGGGGCATACGGGACAGATTGAGGCAACGGTGACGGCGATCGAAACCGTCGATCGCTGCCTAGGCCGATTATTGGGCCATATTTCCCAAGTGGGGGGAACGGCGATTATTACCGCCGATCATGGCAATGCGGAGTGTATGCGAGACGCTGATGGCAACCCCTGGACTGCCCACACCACCAATCCCGTGCCCCTGATTTTGGTGGAAGGGGAAGGGGCTAAGATTCCTGGCCATGGCACCGATGTGTTGTTGCGCAAGGATGGCTGTTTGGCAGACGTGGCTCCCACAATTCTGGAAATTCTGGCCTTGCCCCAACCGGTGGAAATGACCGGGCGATCGCTGATCCAATCCTCCAACACCCCCGACGTTCTCCCTCAGCCGGTGCCGGTGCCGGTCACCCAGGTCAGATAAGCGCAATAGCCTGGAATGTTGCAGAGTAGGTGAACCTGCGCCCCGGTGTTCTAGCCCCGCCAAGCCCAGAGTTCTGGTGTTATCCCTGGTAACCGTCCCAGAGACTCCGATCGAGGTTGGTAGCGAACGAGTTTAAAGGGTTTCAGCTATGTCAGCCTGAAACGATTAATCTTCGTTAAAGACCGGGTACGGTTACGTTCGTAATAACGACTTCAGTCGTTCCCCTCCAGGAAGCTATGGACCAGAGCGACTGAAGTCGCTACTACAAACTAGAGCGACTTCAGTCGCTACTACAAACTAGAGCGACTGAAGTCGCTACTACAAACCAGAGCGACTGAAGTCGCTACTACAAACTAGAGCGACTGAAGTCGGTAACTATTCAGGGGGGGACGAAGTTAGTAGGGTTTCAGCCCGACGATCGCCGGTCAGAACCGTCTCAAAGGGGTTCAGTTTACTGGGGAACCCTCGACCTCGGGTAGGGTTCTTGCCCCCGTGCTGACCCTCTTCGCGACCCCCAACCGGGGCAACCACGGGGGGATTGCCCCTACCAAAATCGGGGAATCTGCCAAGGTGAAATAGACCCTCTCCAATCGCCTCAGGTCTGTTTTCTGAAGCCCTCATTCTCCCGTGAACCCCTGAATAATTACCAACGGATTTAGGAGTGCTGTAGTGTGAGAATCAGGGTTGTACCGGGTGGCAGTGCCGCCCAACCCAACCCCTATTTTGACGGGGGACACTGGGCGAAAATTTGGATTTTTCGAGGTGCCCAATTACTTTAAGGGATGGTTATCACTCAAAATCTTTTCAATGCGGGCCTCATCAATGCGAGCCGTAACCTGGGAGGATTCATGGCGATCGCGCACCGTCTTGGCTAAGACAAAGGATGAATTAATAGAGAACACAAATCCCATCCCCAGAAAAGCCCGCTGCCAAGGATTAACCGGTAAAAAAGCAATACCTATGCCCGTGAAGGCCATGGCTAAAAACCACGATAACCAGACTTGGAACAGCCAAGCATTGGTATCTTTAATGCGGCTAAAAACAGTGCTTTCCATGACCTAAAACTCCAGAGCGGTTGGTATTTCTGAGCTTGTCCCCGTCCTCGATCGCGCAACCCCGGCCCAGTGCCCCCGACGATGCCCAAGACAGCCCTGGCAGGATGGGGACTGGCTAGATGCCTCGATGGTAGAAGCTGCCATTCCCGATATTCCTGGGGTTTTGGGACAGTTTCCCCAGTGCCATAGCCGCCACGATCGCCGCCACGATCGCCCCACGATCGCCGCCACGATCGCCGCCACCTCACCCCTCAGCCCTGGAATCCCCTTTTTGGTTCTATCCCCAGAGTTCTATGCCAGTCCCTGAAATCCCACCCCTCAACCGTCCCTTTTCCCAAACTGTCTCGGTTGTCTGGAAGATTCGGGGCAACCCTAGGGGCAACCCTAGGGGCAGGGCTGGGCCACGGGGCGGTGGGGACCGGTTGCTCCAGTTGGCCCACAGGTCTGCGGTAGAAAACGGGTAGATCCTTATAAAACTCCAGGGAAAGCGATCGCCGTGACCCAGAACTGCTTACAATGAACCCTGTCGGCAGTCGCTGTTTAGGTGCTCAAGCATGGCTCCCAGCAAGTTATCTGAGGATGACAAACACGAAATTCTTAACTTGTATCGGCAAACGGATGAGACTACCTCAACCCTGGCCCAGCGCTTTGGTGTTAGTGTCAGTACCATCAGCCGTTTTCTGAAAAATAAGCTATCTGCGACTGAATATAACCAGTTAATGCGGAAAAAGCGGCAATATACTAGCCGTAGTGAAGCAGAGATCGAAGCAGAGATCGAATCTGAGGATCAGGAGACCGATCCATCCCCAGCGTCCATGGCCGATGTTGCGCCCCAGGAACCTGTGACTGCCGCCCCAAGTCGGGCTGGGGGTTCCAGCTCAACCCGTAGCGTCCCCCGCCGTTCCTCGGTCTTGCCTCCCCTCAAGGCCACAGAGACCAACGCGACCCAAACTGACACTGCTGAGGCAGATCAGTTCACCTCAGACCAAGCTGATGTCGATCCCGTCTCTGGACGGCGTAAGCGGCGACGTTCCTCCGCGCCCACTTCCCCTTCAACCCCTGAACCCAGCTTGGACAGTTCTCCCCCCGTCCCTCGTATCCTGCCGCCGATCGCCCGCTCCATACCGGAGGCTGTACCCATTATCCTGTCTGCTCCCGTGGTGACATCCTTTGGATCCGGTGGATCTGGGTCTTCCACCCCCACTGTGCCTGCACCCACTGCCTCCACTCCCACGGGGTTACCCCTGCCATCTCGCCCCACCCTGCGATCGACGGCAGCCCCCACTCAAATCAGCCTGTGGTCCACCCCAGAGGACGACTCTCTGGAACTGGAGGAAGAAGAAGATCAGGCCATGGCCGAGTATTTAGCGGCCTTAGGGGAGGACGGGTTTGGTGCCTCCAGCGACGAAGATGACGATGACTTTGACGATGAGGACCTAGAGGAGAGCGAGAGTCCGGCTCCGGTCTTTTTTGTAGGGGGCGATCGCCGCAGCGATCACATGCTGCAAGTGTTGCCCCTAGCCGTCGCCAACTTACCGGACATCGCCTATCTGGTGATCGATCGCACCGCTGAGCTAGTCACCTGTCCCCTCCACACCTTCCAGGAACTGGGATCCATCCCCATGGAGGAGGCCGATCGTCGCACCTTACCCCTGTTCGATAACCATCGGGTAGCCCGTCGTTTTTCCAAGGCTAACCAACGGGTGATCAAGTTCCCCAACCCAGGAATGCTCCATAAAACCCTCACCTACCTAGAGGCCAAGGGCATCACCCGTCTGCTGGTGGATGGCCAGGTTTATTCCTTGGAGAACTGAGTCCACAGCCCCAGTAACAGGCTTGTCATCACCAACCCCAGCACCCCACACAGCGCCACCACCAAGCCCAGGGGGATGGGCACCGATCGCAACCCCAAAAAGCGCAGGGCGATGGGGGTGGGGTTTTGGCTGGCCACAATGGCAATGACCATCAACCAAAAGCCACAGATGAGACTGGCAGCGAGGGAAAATAAGGGGTTCATAGGGAATCCTGGGGCAGCGTTAAGGCTAACTGATAAATATGCTGACGGGTGAACGGGGTGAGCCGTGCCAGTTGGCGACTGGCCTGGGAGCGGGATAAGCCTTGGGCCATCAGGGCCATGAGTTCCCCCTTCAGGGATTCCTCCGTGGGTTGCACCGCCTGAACCCCAGCCCCCCCCACCATGACCGTGTATTCCCCCTGGGGTTGACGCTGGCCATAGATCACCACGGCTTCGGCGACGGTGCCCCGCCAAAACTCTTCGTAGCGCTTGGTCAGTTCCCGGGCCAGAACCAGGGGCCGATCGCCCCCTAATACCGCTTCTAGGTCCGTCAACATGGCCCGCAGTCGGTGGGGAGACTCATAGAACACGACGGTGCGCATCTCCCCCTGGAGTTGCTCTAGGGCTGAACGGCGGGCCGACGGCTGGGAGGGCAAAAATCCTTCAAAGGTAAACCGATCCAGGGGTAACCCAGACCCCATTAATCCCGTTATCACGGCACTGGACCCAGGAATGGGCACCACCCCTAAACCGGCGGCAATACAGGCTTGCACCAGTTCCACCCCCGGATCAGAAATTCCCGGTGATCCCGCGTCGCTCACCAGGGCAATGGACTGACCAGCCTGGAGCCGTTGCACCAGGGGTTGCAGTCGCTGGCTGCGGTTGTGGTGGTGATAGCTGAGTTGGGGAGTGGTGATCTGGAAGTAGTGCAATAATCGCCCGGTGCAACGGGTATCCTCGGCAGCAATCACATCGACCTGGCGCAACACATCCACGGCCCGAAAGGTCATATCCCCCAGATTACCAATGGGGGTAGACACCACATAGAGGGTGGAGGGGGTGACAGGTTGGGGGCTGGGAACCCTGGGTAAAGAGCCGGGATCCGGGGCGATCGAGTTCTGGGAGACCTGGTGCGGATCGATCGCGGTGTCCCCTGGGTCTGGGTCTGAAGCATTACCGGGATCTAAGGGGGGATTTAATGGGGGATTTAATGGGGGATCTAAGAGGGGATCCAAGGGTTTCCCAGCCTCTGACGCTGGCCCATCAGCCTGCCCTGGCTCCATCCCCCCCGATGCTGCTGAGAAAAATCCCGCTGATGCTGCTGAGAAAAAGACCGAAGAGAAGGATGTCATACAGCAGTCCTAAATGGGTCGTGTGGTGTGCCCCCGGAGGGGGCACACCACACCAAGGGTTTCAGCCATCGAGATGCCTACAACTGATTTAGAGTTACTGTAGTACTTAAAAAAAGGCTGCGATCCCATCGCCCTCTACCGTGACGCTGGAGTTTCATCCATGACAGACAGTACCATCCCTTCTTGGGCCATGAGGGTATTGGGAAATTTCTCAACTGCTGCTGCTGCCACAGCATCCAAAAAGGCATCATTGTGGAGGGGATCGTGGTGGAAAATAATAAATTGCTTGACCCCTGCGGCTGTCGCCAGCTTGACCCCTTCTTGCCAGGTGGAATGGCCCCAGCCAACCTTGCTGTATCTGGGGGAGTAATATTCTTCATCGGTGTAGGTGGCATCATAAATCAGAATGTCCGCCTGATCCGCCAGCTTTAAAACATTCTCATCCAGGCGATCGGGATAATGCTCCGTATCGGTCACATAGGCGACTGAATGACCTTGCCAGTTGATGCGATAGCCCACCGCTTCGCCGGGGTGATTGAGTAAGGCATTTTCCACCACTACGTCCCCAATGTCCACTTTTTCCCCCACTTCCAAGTCAAAAAACTCCATGGAAGCTCCCATAATTTGCAGGGGAATGGGAAAGTTGGGGTGGAGCATTTGGCCGCTCAGGCGTTGTTCGATCGTGGATCCATCGGGGGCAATAACCCCATGAATTCTAAAGTGATTACTGGGGATAAAGGCAGGGGTAAAAAAGGGAAATCCTTGAATATGATCCCAATGGGAATGGGTGAAAAACAAATGGGCTTTTATGGGGGTATGGGCTAATAAATGCTGTCCCAAAACCCTTAGCCCCGTACCCCCATCAAAAATTAAGCGTTGCCCCCCCACTCGAATCTCTAGACAAGGGGTGTTGCCACCATAGCGCACTGTTTCAGGGCCAGGGGAAGCAATGCTACCCCGGACTCCCCAGAAGTGGACGGTAAACTGGTTGTTTTCAATTGTCATAGGTCTTCCCTACCCAGCTTTGGTTATGGCCACCCTGTGGAAAAGTCTGAAGGTCATGTAATCAGGCTATCACAAGAATTTTAACGGACGGTAAATCTAGGATAGACTGCGGGCTATCTGAACCTGGGATCGGGTCAATTCTTGACTCCTACGGGCCACCACAGACTATTTTTCCTGGATTTGATGAGATAAGCCCCTGGAACTCTCCCCTGGTTCAGGGACGGTTTGCCCCCTTAACCGCACCTTTCCAACCCGAGGGAACCCATCGGTTCAGGAAAAGTTCTGTGCCTCGCTATCCTAGACCATTGGTCCCGAACTGATGGAAGTCTTAACCGACGGGAGCCTTAACCTGCGGGGGCAAGGCAGCCCTCCCATGAACCCCCAGAGCCGAGACCCAGGGTTTCTGCCTAGAACCGTTTAGTCTATCTAAACTTTATGGCTTCGGCGATCGGCTTGGGGTTAATGCCTGGGGTTAATGCCTGGGGTCAGGATTTGCCAGAGTCCGGGGTTGCCCCTGGCCCTAGATAACACTCTTACTGTTCTCAGACTAGCTCCCCACGTCAGGATAGTCGATCGGCCCTGCGCCCTAGGGCATGTTGGGCAGACTCAGGGGCAGATTTAAGCCCAAAAGCCATCAGAAAACCAGATAAATCCCCATTTCTAGGGGCTAAGGCTCTGAACCCACCA
Encoded here:
- a CDS encoding amidase, whose amino-acid sequence is MNPTDLAFTPALDQASLIRQKQVSPLELVDLYLDRIERLNPRLGSYFTVMATEARAEAQAKTESLAHNPADLPPFFGVPLSIKDLNPVAGVPCSYGIAAARDRRATEDDGVVTRLRSAGFIILGKTATSQLASLPYTEPPGFAPARNPWNLDYTPGGSSGGAAAALAAGLCAVAQGSDGGGSLRGPALCCGVVGLKPSRGRVSFAPVGDRMGGMAVNGPLGRTVADTAALLDVMAGYVQGDPYWLPDPQPSFLVTSQRASRSAITPLRIGFTTTIPPFGCAAAPCSQAVETTAQRLAALGHHLEPMTLPDLTPLIDPFTVLWQCVIAEAQVPWVVLERFNRWLAWRAAWINSGAYQRALTQVQRLGRTIVTATAAFDAVLLPVYLHQPIRVGQWQGRSSAQTLQDVIRWIAPCPPFNASGQPALALPTGELDSHGLPLGVQLVGRSGDEATLLTLAAQLEAAHPWALRSPLDGITPF
- a CDS encoding ABC-F family ATP-binding cassette domain-containing protein: MLRLEQISKIYPTGEVLRNVSWEVKPGDCLGLVGSNGAGKSTQLRIIMGEVEPTGGEIIRPSNFHIAYLTQEFEVDPQRTVRDEFWQVFGEATAVHNDYQRVQVALETAAPAELDSLIHDLDRLQRRFEALDGYGLDARIEKILPEMGFETGDGDRYVSEFSGGWQMRMSLGKILLQQPDLLLLDEPTNHLDLESIEWLEQYLKKLNTAKVIVSHDRTFLDRLCTQIIETERGVSTTYLGNYSVYVQQKAEQREALLAAYGNQQKEIERQQAFVDRFRASATRSTQAKSREKQLDKIERIEVPLESGSGPAFHFPDAPRSGRDVVKVENLTHAYGDNILLLESNLLVERGDRVALLGANGSGKSTLLRLMMGLEQPVEGSVTLGEHQVIASYFEQNQAEALDLDKTVMATLHDEAPQMTNTEVRSLLGRFGFSGDTVFKAVGYLSGGEKARVALAKMLLRPANLLLLDEPTNHLDIPAKEMLEQALKAYDGTVVIVSHDRYFMGQVANKIVELIDGELRVYLGNYEYYLEKVQEEKDKKRLTALEAEKAAKAAAKREKQKEKLTGRKQKRKAQGLTA
- the gpmI gene encoding 2,3-bisphosphoglycerate-independent phosphoglycerate mutase, producing the protein MAKATINPVVLVILDGWGYRESTEANAVATAQTPVMDSLWAAYPHTLIHTSGKAVGLPQGQMGNSEVGHLNLGAGRVVPQELVRISDAVEDGSLLHNEALVQTCQTVRERHSKLHLMGLCSDGGVHSHLSHLLGLLDLAKAQSVPEVCIHVITDGRDTNPQDAIRSIETIEHYIDQVGIGRISTISGRYYSMDRDHRWDRVEKAYRVMMEEGEGCGKTPLEVIQTSYAAGITDEFIEPVRLAPGAVGPEDGLIFFNFRPDRARQLTYAFVDPNFKGFECVPLESLSFTTFTQYDGSLAVKVAFPPQNLTNILGEVIAHHGLKQFRTAETEKYPHVTYFFNGGIEEPLPGEDRELIASPMVATYDKAPAMSAEQVTNTAVTALHKGDYSLMVMNYANPDMVGHTGQIEATVTAIETVDRCLGRLLGHISQVGGTAIITADHGNAECMRDADGNPWTAHTTNPVPLILVEGEGAKIPGHGTDVLLRKDGCLADVAPTILEILALPQPVEMTGRSLIQSSNTPDVLPQPVPVPVTQVR
- a CDS encoding YiaA/YiaB family inner membrane protein; translation: MESTVFSRIKDTNAWLFQVWLSWFLAMAFTGIGIAFLPVNPWQRAFLGMGFVFSINSSFVLAKTVRDRHESSQVTARIDEARIEKILSDNHPLK
- a CDS encoding helix-turn-helix domain-containing protein — translated: MAPSKLSEDDKHEILNLYRQTDETTSTLAQRFGVSVSTISRFLKNKLSATEYNQLMRKKRQYTSRSEAEIEAEIESEDQETDPSPASMADVAPQEPVTAAPSRAGGSSSTRSVPRRSSVLPPLKATETNATQTDTAEADQFTSDQADVDPVSGRRKRRRSSAPTSPSTPEPSLDSSPPVPRILPPIARSIPEAVPIILSAPVVTSFGSGGSGSSTPTVPAPTASTPTGLPLPSRPTLRSTAAPTQISLWSTPEDDSLELEEEEDQAMAEYLAALGEDGFGASSDEDDDDFDDEDLEESESPAPVFFVGGDRRSDHMLQVLPLAVANLPDIAYLVIDRTAELVTCPLHTFQELGSIPMEEADRRTLPLFDNHRVARRFSKANQRVIKFPNPGMLHKTLTYLEAKGITRLLVDGQVYSLEN
- a CDS encoding lipopolysaccharide assembly protein LapA domain-containing protein — protein: MNPLFSLAASLICGFWLMVIAIVASQNPTPIALRFLGLRSVPIPLGLVVALCGVLGLVMTSLLLGLWTQFSKE
- the rsmI gene encoding 16S rRNA (cytidine(1402)-2'-O)-methyltransferase, with amino-acid sequence MEPGQADGPASEAGKPLDPLLDPPLNPPLNPPLDPGNASDPDPGDTAIDPHQVSQNSIAPDPGSLPRVPSPQPVTPSTLYVVSTPIGNLGDMTFRAVDVLRQVDVIAAEDTRCTGRLLHYFQITTPQLSYHHHNRSQRLQPLVQRLQAGQSIALVSDAGSPGISDPGVELVQACIAAGLGVVPIPGSSAVITGLMGSGLPLDRFTFEGFLPSQPSARRSALEQLQGEMRTVVFYESPHRLRAMLTDLEAVLGGDRPLVLARELTKRYEEFWRGTVAEAVVIYGQRQPQGEYTVMVGGAGVQAVQPTEESLKGELMALMAQGLSRSQASRQLARLTPFTRQHIYQLALTLPQDSL
- a CDS encoding MBL fold metallo-hydrolase; the protein is MTIENNQFTVHFWGVRGSIASPGPETVRYGGNTPCLEIRVGGQRLIFDGGTGLRVLGQHLLAHTPIKAHLFFTHSHWDHIQGFPFFTPAFIPSNHFRIHGVIAPDGSTIEQRLSGQMLHPNFPIPLQIMGASMEFFDLEVGEKVDIGDVVVENALLNHPGEAVGYRINWQGHSVAYVTDTEHYPDRLDENVLKLADQADILIYDATYTDEEYYSPRYSKVGWGHSTWQEGVKLATAAGVKQFIIFHHDPLHNDAFLDAVAAAAVEKFPNTLMAQEGMVLSVMDETPASR